The following are from one region of the Coffea eugenioides isolate CCC68of chromosome 2, Ceug_1.0, whole genome shotgun sequence genome:
- the LOC113763606 gene encoding calmodulin binding protein PICBP-like isoform X2 — protein MVQRKVSNKLGIHADQDKSNKLLVNLKPSTLQHQDAKNKGADLKKKMKKSRPIKLSDLERLGSPNMRRQVPQPGKPPPPPVFPNTSASPQKSPVKTSETTPNYMKATTSSDARKERSQVSSRNLQTLFDSQSSGRKDSNSSKMSSGSVHKAARVLGRTSSSKLVRTLTKTTSFKPARASAKKCSPLVLSENLNVQRTTCSSTLKDSKFPAYLALSSGATEAEGTSVMKVCPYTYCSLNGHHHPPLPPLKSFLSARRRLLNTQRSFKLGCLSPRRSKPVSSSTEEIQVEQNHEKSSSQEPWDSSMSSPVIEEKQTDFFVQIYGKGRETKVDITDSSLNHIRPAVEGRPSGGETPTQVDNIQVLAIPSDESPFSEMDSHDDSNKIIDAASSVIEVADYCEAESYSTMDLDYEPDSSLQSIQDSDLGGDSPEFGSCIIPEVSIFKSAITNRCFGEIQADYWAEDYIEELDDGSHDELGLQFKDESFEPIKTQDLIDYLKDGIVQNDVEAEQVRGPDSQDFHDMIEESCEDGMEENEQGDPFKAPTKIEICISLHSSAEATGDMSAKDCKDNNLEDIRIGGKSDRTLANMELTKGAPDQSAHDNSISSGCENLNCLEENEAGNFKTIASADLGGEKANPTPKNACGATQNDCKRSLSCQELAETCKRRSWRTGCKRSTEENQELKEFNPKAPNFLPLEPDPEAEKVDLKHQTIDERRNADEWMLDYAIQKAVNKLGPARKKKVALLVEAFETVMPVPRYDTQPSHSSFSFSHARSIQACS, from the exons ATGGTGCAAAGAAAGGTGAGCAACAAGCTTGGTATCCATGCTGATCAGGATAAATCCAACAAGCTGTTGGTGAACCTCAAACCATCAACTCTGCAGCATCAGGATGCCAAAAACAAAGGAGCtgatttgaagaagaaaatgaagaaatcaAGACCAATCAAGCTTTCTGATCTTGAACGCCTTGGTTCGCCAAATATGAGAAGGCAAGTACCTCAGCCTGGAAAGCCACCACCACCTCCAGTATTTCCAAACACCTCTGCATCCCCACAGAAGTCCCCGGTCAAAACATCAGAAACAACACCAAACTATATGAAGGCAACTACCAGTTCTGATGCAAGGAAAGAACGTTCTCAGGTGAGTTCCAGGAACCTTCAAACTCTCTTTGATAGTCAAAGCTCAGGCAGGAAGGATTCAAATagctcaaaaatgagctcagGTTCTGTTCACAAGGCAGCAAGAGTTTTAGGTAGGACATCCAGTTCAAAACTAGTTAGGACACTAACAAAAACAACTAGTTTTAAACCAGCAAGAGCTTCAGCCAAAAAATGCTCCCCTCTTGTCCTAAGTGAAAATCTAAATGTTCAGAGAACAACCTGTTCTTCAACTTTGAAGGactcaaaatttccagcttacCTTGCACTTAGTTCCGGAGCAACAGAAGCAGAAGGAACCTCTGTCATGAAAGTCTGCCCCTATACTTACTGTTCTTTGAATGGTCATCATCATCCTCCTTTACCACCATTAAAAAGCTTCTTGTCTGCAAGAAGGCGCCTGCTGAATACTCAAAGAAGTTTCAAACTGGGATGTCTCTCCCCACGACGATCAAAGCCGGTTAGCAGCAGTACGGAAGAAATTCAGGTTGAGCAGAACCATGAGAAATCTTCATCTCAAGAACCATGGGACAGTTCAATGAGTAGCCCAGTCATAGAAGAAAAGCAAACTGATTTCTTCGTTCAGATTTACGGTAAAGGAAGGGAAACTAAAGTTGATATCACTGATTCTTCTCTCAACCATATCAGGCCTGCAGTTGAGGGAAGACCAAGTGGTGGTGAAACACCAACACAAGTTGACAACATACAAGTGCTTGCAATACCATCAGATGAATCCCCTTTCTCTGAGATGGATTCTCATGATGATAGCAACAAAATCATTGATGCTGCTTCATCAGTCATTGAAGTGGCTGATTATTGTGAGGCAGAGAGTTACTCAACTATGGATCTTGATTATGAACCCGACAGTTCACTGCAAAGCATCCAAGATTCTGATTTAGGAGGAGATTCACCTGAGTTTGGAAGCTGTATAATTCCTGAAGTATCCATTTTCAAATCAGCTATTACAAATAGGTGCTTTGGGGAAATTCAGGCAG ATTATTGGGCAGAGGATTATATTGAAGAGCTTGATGATGGAAGTCATGATGAATTAGGTCTTCAGTTTAAAGATGAATCTTTCGAGCCTATCAAGACACAGGATCTCATTGATTATCTCAAGGATGGAATTGTGCAGAATGATGTTGAAGCCGAACAGGTACGGGGCCCAGATTCGCAAGATTTTCATGATATGATTGAAGAAAGTTGTGAAGATGGGATGGAAGAGAATGAGCAAGGTGATCCTTTTAAAGCACCTACCAAGATTGAAATTTGCATTTCTCTGCATAGTTCAGCTGAGGCCACCGGGGACATGTCAGCAAAGGATTGCAAGGACAATAACCTGGAGGACATTCGAATTGGTGGAAAATCAGATCGAACTTTGGCAAATATGGAACTAACAAAAGGAGCTCCAGATCAATCAGCTCATGACAACTCCATAAGCAGTGGTTGCGAAAATCTAAATTgcttggaagaaaatgaagctGGGAACTTCAAAACGATAGCATCTGCTGATTTAGGAGGAGAAAAAGCAAACCCCACACCCAAGAATGCATGTGGCGCTACACAAAATGACTGTAAGAGAAGCCTTTCATGTCAAGAATTGGCTGAAACATGCAAAAGGAGGAGCTGGAGAACTGGATGCAAAAGATCTACTGAAGAGAACCAGGAATTGAAAGAATTCAATCCAAAAGCACCAAATTTTCTGCCACTGGAGCCTGACCCGGAAGCAGAGAAGGTTGATCTCAAGCATCAAACAATCGATGAAAGGAGAAATGCAGACGAATGGATGCTGGATTATGCTATTCAAAAGGCGGTCAACAAACTTGGTCCAGCGCGCAAGAAGAAGGTTGCATTGCTTGTTGAAGCTTTTGAAACAGTTATGCCAGTACCCAGATATGATACCCAACCGAGTCACAGCTCATTCTCATTCAGTCATGCAAGATCAATTCAAGCTTGCAGTTGA
- the LOC113763606 gene encoding calmodulin binding protein PICBP-like isoform X1 has translation MVQRKVSNKLGIHADQDKSNKLLVNLKPSTLQHQDAKNKGADLKKKMKKSRPIKLSDLERLGSPNMRRQVPQPGKPPPPPVFPNTSASPQKSPVKTSETTPNYMKATTSSDARKERSQVSSRNLQTLFDSQSSGRKDSNSSKMSSGSVHKAARVLGRTSSSKLVRTLTKTTSFKPARASAKKCSPLVLSENLNVQRTTCSSTLKDSKFPAYLALSSGATEAEGTSVMKVCPYTYCSLNGHHHPPLPPLKSFLSARRRLLNTQRSFKLGCLSPRRSKPVSSSTEEIQVEQNHEKSSSQEPWDSSMSSPVIEEKQTDFFVQIYGKGRETKVDITDSSLNHIRPAVEGRPSGGETPTQVDNIQVLAIPSDESPFSEMDSHDDSNKIIDAASSVIEVADYCEAESYSTMDLDYEPDSSLQSIQDSDLGGDSPEFGSCIIPEVSIFKSAITNRCFGEIQAGTILKQSSDEESIDKESVSSKASSFSDYWAEDYIEELDDGSHDELGLQFKDESFEPIKTQDLIDYLKDGIVQNDVEAEQVRGPDSQDFHDMIEESCEDGMEENEQGDPFKAPTKIEICISLHSSAEATGDMSAKDCKDNNLEDIRIGGKSDRTLANMELTKGAPDQSAHDNSISSGCENLNCLEENEAGNFKTIASADLGGEKANPTPKNACGATQNDCKRSLSCQELAETCKRRSWRTGCKRSTEENQELKEFNPKAPNFLPLEPDPEAEKVDLKHQTIDERRNADEWMLDYAIQKAVNKLGPARKKKVALLVEAFETVMPVPRYDTQPSHSSFSFSHARSIQACS, from the coding sequence ATGGTGCAAAGAAAGGTGAGCAACAAGCTTGGTATCCATGCTGATCAGGATAAATCCAACAAGCTGTTGGTGAACCTCAAACCATCAACTCTGCAGCATCAGGATGCCAAAAACAAAGGAGCtgatttgaagaagaaaatgaagaaatcaAGACCAATCAAGCTTTCTGATCTTGAACGCCTTGGTTCGCCAAATATGAGAAGGCAAGTACCTCAGCCTGGAAAGCCACCACCACCTCCAGTATTTCCAAACACCTCTGCATCCCCACAGAAGTCCCCGGTCAAAACATCAGAAACAACACCAAACTATATGAAGGCAACTACCAGTTCTGATGCAAGGAAAGAACGTTCTCAGGTGAGTTCCAGGAACCTTCAAACTCTCTTTGATAGTCAAAGCTCAGGCAGGAAGGATTCAAATagctcaaaaatgagctcagGTTCTGTTCACAAGGCAGCAAGAGTTTTAGGTAGGACATCCAGTTCAAAACTAGTTAGGACACTAACAAAAACAACTAGTTTTAAACCAGCAAGAGCTTCAGCCAAAAAATGCTCCCCTCTTGTCCTAAGTGAAAATCTAAATGTTCAGAGAACAACCTGTTCTTCAACTTTGAAGGactcaaaatttccagcttacCTTGCACTTAGTTCCGGAGCAACAGAAGCAGAAGGAACCTCTGTCATGAAAGTCTGCCCCTATACTTACTGTTCTTTGAATGGTCATCATCATCCTCCTTTACCACCATTAAAAAGCTTCTTGTCTGCAAGAAGGCGCCTGCTGAATACTCAAAGAAGTTTCAAACTGGGATGTCTCTCCCCACGACGATCAAAGCCGGTTAGCAGCAGTACGGAAGAAATTCAGGTTGAGCAGAACCATGAGAAATCTTCATCTCAAGAACCATGGGACAGTTCAATGAGTAGCCCAGTCATAGAAGAAAAGCAAACTGATTTCTTCGTTCAGATTTACGGTAAAGGAAGGGAAACTAAAGTTGATATCACTGATTCTTCTCTCAACCATATCAGGCCTGCAGTTGAGGGAAGACCAAGTGGTGGTGAAACACCAACACAAGTTGACAACATACAAGTGCTTGCAATACCATCAGATGAATCCCCTTTCTCTGAGATGGATTCTCATGATGATAGCAACAAAATCATTGATGCTGCTTCATCAGTCATTGAAGTGGCTGATTATTGTGAGGCAGAGAGTTACTCAACTATGGATCTTGATTATGAACCCGACAGTTCACTGCAAAGCATCCAAGATTCTGATTTAGGAGGAGATTCACCTGAGTTTGGAAGCTGTATAATTCCTGAAGTATCCATTTTCAAATCAGCTATTACAAATAGGTGCTTTGGGGAAATTCAGGCAGGTACGATCCTGAAACAATCATCTGATGAAGAATCCATTGATAAAGAAAGTGTGAGCTCTAAAGCAAGTTCATTTTCAGATTATTGGGCAGAGGATTATATTGAAGAGCTTGATGATGGAAGTCATGATGAATTAGGTCTTCAGTTTAAAGATGAATCTTTCGAGCCTATCAAGACACAGGATCTCATTGATTATCTCAAGGATGGAATTGTGCAGAATGATGTTGAAGCCGAACAGGTACGGGGCCCAGATTCGCAAGATTTTCATGATATGATTGAAGAAAGTTGTGAAGATGGGATGGAAGAGAATGAGCAAGGTGATCCTTTTAAAGCACCTACCAAGATTGAAATTTGCATTTCTCTGCATAGTTCAGCTGAGGCCACCGGGGACATGTCAGCAAAGGATTGCAAGGACAATAACCTGGAGGACATTCGAATTGGTGGAAAATCAGATCGAACTTTGGCAAATATGGAACTAACAAAAGGAGCTCCAGATCAATCAGCTCATGACAACTCCATAAGCAGTGGTTGCGAAAATCTAAATTgcttggaagaaaatgaagctGGGAACTTCAAAACGATAGCATCTGCTGATTTAGGAGGAGAAAAAGCAAACCCCACACCCAAGAATGCATGTGGCGCTACACAAAATGACTGTAAGAGAAGCCTTTCATGTCAAGAATTGGCTGAAACATGCAAAAGGAGGAGCTGGAGAACTGGATGCAAAAGATCTACTGAAGAGAACCAGGAATTGAAAGAATTCAATCCAAAAGCACCAAATTTTCTGCCACTGGAGCCTGACCCGGAAGCAGAGAAGGTTGATCTCAAGCATCAAACAATCGATGAAAGGAGAAATGCAGACGAATGGATGCTGGATTATGCTATTCAAAAGGCGGTCAACAAACTTGGTCCAGCGCGCAAGAAGAAGGTTGCATTGCTTGTTGAAGCTTTTGAAACAGTTATGCCAGTACCCAGATATGATACCCAACCGAGTCACAGCTCATTCTCATTCAGTCATGCAAGATCAATTCAAGCTTGCAGTTGA